CTGTTTGAAGTAACATCATTGTTGTTGTAATATTACAAACTGACATGGCGGTTTCACCGATACAGATTCCAAACGCTTTGCGTTTGAGAAAAACATTCTGTTCCAAATTAATCTTATCATAGTGGACAAGGGATGGCGATAAAGAGATATATAGACACCTAAGGCCCCACTCCCCTCCAttcttccctccacctcctcacctctctcctcagcagagccttgtctgtctctgtctcggtcctCGCTGTACATCCTCTCCAGCTTCTTCCTTTGTTTGCCTCCGTCTTGCGGGGACGTCTCCAGATCCAGGGAGCGCTGGCTCTGACATGGGGCCCTGATGCAGGTCACAGACTCTGGGGTGCAGTCCTCCCGCGAGCCCCCCCTCCGCACCCCCCAGTCCCGGATGTTATGGGCGCTCCCCGAGCTCTgcaggggctgggactgggacctGTGGTTCTGTGGGCCATGGTTATGGTTGCCACGGTGATGGTTGCCACCACCACCGCCGCCGTGTTGGTATTTGCTGCCTGGTGGTTGTGGATTGGAGTACGAGGGCTggttggaggagggaggaggggacaggggctGCTTCAGCACCTCCAGCTCCAGGCTCTCCTCGCTGCCTTGGCCCCCTAGCATGCCTCCCTCCCTGGTGATGGTGTAGACCCGCTGGGCAGCTGGCTTCAGGCCCGTCAGACTTCCCTCAGTGGACCTGGGAGGAGGCTGCTGCTCAAAGGAGAAGCTGCGCTCCGCTGAGAGCCCTGCTGAGAGCCCTGCTGAGAGCTCCGCTGAGAGCCCTGCTGAGAGCCTGTGCTTGGACGGTCCTGTGGACTGCAAACTATCTGGCTGCAGGGTGCTgggctggggatggagatggagacagCTGGACTGGGGATGCAGGGTGCTGGGCTGTGACTGGAGACTGTGGGCCTGGGGCTGATTCTGAGGGTGCAGGTTGTTGTGGAGACGACTGAGGTCAGGGGAGTCTGTGTCTTGGCCGATAAAGGTATCAGACAGCAGgtgatctggagagagagagagagagagagagtgggagagagaggagggggggggggggggggggagagagagagagagagagagagggcgaagaGATGAGCTGTTTGTCTTTTGATCTCAAGGCCTTGGCAACATTTGAACAAACATCAGGGAGCCAAGAAAGCTTttgggagatgagagggggaatGAGATGTGAAGAGATGGATGACGGAGAAGGGGAATTGGGAGGGACTTTAAGAGGATAAGTTGAAGGATAGAAGGGGTTTGGCAGACTTGCCTGGTCCTGGGCCTTGGGAAGATATACCCTCTCACAGTAAAATATGCCAATAATGTTGTTCAAATTTTCAGAGCATTCTCTGCTTCTAACTGCTATACAGTGAGATGAGAGGAAGGCCGAGTGATGTGGAAGGTTACACGAAATATGAAGCCATGTGATGAGGAAAGTCCTTGGAAATGTACTAGATGAGGTTGAGATGTAGGCTACCAGATGAGGCTGGGCACAGGTGAAGACGTTGCCTACCTGAGCCGGCACGGTtctcagggtgtgtgtgagacagataATCTCCAAAAGCTCTGGCTGCTCTGCAAAAAgaagcacaacacaacactgattaGCACTGGACCACtggcagcctgcctgcctgcctgcctctcaccGTGAGCCTTCCTGCTGACTCCAACTGAGAGTGATTCACTATTCCAAGGCGTCTCCTACTCAGTAGCTAGCTACGTCCCAAATAGCTTCAGATtccctatagtgtactacttttgaccagagcccatagggttctggttaaaagtagtgcactttataggaaatagggttccatttgcgACGCAAACAATGTTTTATGATTGTCTTGCGCAATCATTGATTAGACCTGAACATTTGTCTCATTGACATGGCTTTACTCTGATTTCCCTATGGAACTGTCTTCTCAAGTCGAAACTACTCGAGAAAGTCACTTCACGCTGCTAGTCTATCTATACATCGCAAAGATGTTCATGGTACATGTTCTACACAGTGGCCATTATTCTCTCCTTACAGAAGGTGAAATCCAATATGCAGTGTGTTCCAGACAGGTTTGATATGATTCCTCATGcttgcacacacatatacacaaatacacacacacagacaagcacagacacacacacatgcatgcacacacgtaGTCGCGTGGGGAGCACTGGGCATGGAGCGTTAGAAGAGGGACGTGGGAGGCTGAGTATGTACATGAATTCAATCGTTACCTTCGTAAAACTTAAAAGTACTCCTTTCACATGTCACAAATTCAATCTCCCCTACGGTTTCTTAGCATGGGCCTGGGGATAGATTTGCAATACGAAACAAAAGCTGCGTGCAATTCTCTTCTCCAGGTTTAATAATTCCTAATACGATCTCCCatgtactgtaccacacacagtaGCAGGGTCATTTCATTCGGTTTTAGACTGTGGTGACAAATGTGTCTTCCATATGGCACCCTACAGTATTTCCTAACAGCGCACTACTTTTCATCACGGGCCACGGGGCTTTGGTCAGAGGTAGTggacctatatagggaatagggtgccatttgggacacaaacagaGGCGTAGGCTTCCCTTCCAACTGGCCAACTTGGAATGTGAACAGTGCTTCAGATATGGTCATGTGAAGGCTGTAAACTGTGCAGACATTTTATTCCAGCTCAGTGCTAAAATACCAGATTGAACTAACAATCAAGACCATTGTTGAATCAGGTTTTAAGTGCTGGgcaggaacaaaagcctgcacaatCTGCGGCTCCATGACCAACCCTCTGACAGAGGATTTCATACGGAACATCTTTATGAATACTTAAAACCTAATAGGGTGGGTTATGAAATATTACCATACATTTCATTTTCATTCGTCAACATCATTAAAAAAATTCCCTTTTCCTTAAAATGTGGAGTGAGTGTGGAAATGTTTTATATAGTGGCTAGAGCTATTGTTCTTGCTCTCTTAATAGGCagcagaaaaaaaaacatggtcAGCTGTACTAAGTGGTTTAATACTGGTAATTAGATAAACTTTCGAACGCAAACACATTTCTACAAACACATTTCTAAGCACGCCCACATAGCTATGCAGACTGCACATAATATTTGCTAGAGACACAGAGGATATAGGCTAACACAAGTAGAGCATGTGCGTACATATTTACACACATATGACACGCatacatgcgcgcgcacacacacacacacctacatagaTACACAGGGCTTTAATCCTCCCCCAGTCAGTGGTGCTGGCTGGCGTTGTGCAGTCTGTACACATCTCCGGGGGATGCTGCTATGAAATGGGATTGCTTTGTTGTTGTAGCCATGGCCCTCTCCCtgctacaacacacacactcaaactaaTTAAATATGAGGCAGCACGTGTAGCAGCTCTCCCCCTGAAaatgcaggttggcatttattgggatgactcatgtactggaggcagctctgtagtcactagctggcacaggtacaaagtcataaaatccaattttaaaccaaaccctaaccttacccccACTGCTAATgttatacctaaccctaaccacactgctaaccttatgcctaacccttaccacactgctaaccttatgattaaccctaaccttaaccacaaccttaaccacactgctaaccttatgcctaaccctaaccttaaccacactgctaaccttatgcctaaacctaaccttaaaagCTCATTTGTGTTTTCATAAATGTTTCCAATATATAGGCTAGCTAATTTTTACTCTGCAGCTggcacatctagtggaaatcgctTCATCCCAAAAAACAACAACCTGCCCTGAAAAGTCCCAGCAactggtagagagagggagaggagagaatgctATCATCCCTTATCTCTCTGGCTCCACTCCTTCCTATACACATTCTAAAGGGATGTGTGTAAAAAGGTAATGGGGATGACAAAACACATTCACAACAACCACTTCCAGAGGACAAACTGGCATGGAGCCAATCTCTTTGTGGCACTACAAAGGTCCAATACAACACCAACTGATATCTCCCTGTTCCTAGCTCACCTCGGATTGCAATCATGCATATTGAAGTAAGAAAGTGGAGAAGATTATTTAAGAAAAGTGATGTAAACCCAAATGGCATGTTCTGTGAAAGCAAAGCAAATGCCTTTGCTTTTGTCTGTGGTGCTGTGATGTATAGGGAAGTAAACACACTCATGTATAGGCCCTAGTTATAAGCCCAGAGCTGTTCCTCATCAGGTAATCAGGAAGGAATCCTGGCCCTTAGACATGAAGAAAGAACATTTCAGCTCAATGAGGTAGTGCCTGAAGTGACAGTCTGAAGCCACTTTTCCTATCTGTGTCAAAAAGCCAGCTTTCGGT
The genomic region above belongs to Oncorhynchus mykiss isolate Arlee chromosome 6, USDA_OmykA_1.1, whole genome shotgun sequence and contains:
- the nsmfb gene encoding NMDA receptor synaptonuclear signaling and neuronal migration factor isoform X7, which produces MGTAVSKRKTLRNDAISSVTAKVRAARAFGDYLSHTHPENRAGSDHLLSDTFIGQDTDSPDLSRLHNNLHPQNQPQAHSLQSQPSTLHPQSSCLHLHPQPSTLQPDSLQSTGPSKHRLSAGLSAELSAGLSAGLSAERSFSFEQQPPPRSTEGSLTGLKPAAQRVYTITREGGMLGGQGSEESLELEVLKQPLSPPPSSNQPSYSNPQPPGSKYQHGGGGGGNHHRGNHNHGPQNHRSQSQPLQSSGSAHNIRDWGVRRGGSREDCTPESVTCIRAPCQSQRSLDLETSPQDGGKQRKKLERMYSEDRDRDRQGSAEEREDNPNSWFPKENMFSFQTATTTMQAISNFRKHLRMVGSRRMKAQSEFPNGDLQSSSGALDEGSQEDADWEEERELERAACEGEDFTPPKIILISSKVPKAEYVPNIIRRDDPSVIPILYDHEHATFDDIIEEIEKKLTAYRKGCKIWNMLIFCQGGPGHLYLLKNKVATFAKVEKEEDMIQFWKKLSRFMSKLNPEANLIHIMGCYVLGSANGEKLIQNLKQLMRPHAIEFKSPLELSAQGKEMIEMYFDFRLFRLWKTRQHSKLLDYDNLL
- the nsmfb gene encoding NMDA receptor synaptonuclear signaling and neuronal migration factor isoform X8, producing MGTAVSKRKTLRNDAISSVTAKVRAARAFGDYLSHTHPENRAGSDHLLSDTFIGQDTDSPDLSRLHNNLHPQNQPQAHSLQSQPSTLHPQSSCLHLHPQPSTLQPDSLQSTGPSKHRLSAGLSAELSAGLSAGLSAERSFSFEQQPPPRSTEGSLTGLKPAAQRVYTITREGGMLGGQGSEESLELEVLKQPLSPPPSSNQPSYSNPQPPGSKYQHGGGGGGNHHRGNHNHGPQNHRSQSQPLQSSGSAHNIRDWGVRRGGSREDCTPESVTCIRAPCQSQRSLDLETSPQDGGKQRKKLERMYSEDRDRDRQGSAEEREDNPNSWFPKENMFSFQTATTTMQAISNFRKHLRMVGSRRMKAQNGDLQSSSGALDEGSQEDADWEEERELERAACEGEDFTPPKIILISSKVPKAEYVPNIIRRDDPSVIPILYDHEHATFDDIIEEIEKKLTAYRKGCKIWNMLIFCQGGPGHLYLLKNKVATFAKVEKEEDMIQFWKKLSRFMSKLNPEANLIHIMGCYVLGSANGEKLIQNLKQLMRPHAIEFKSPLELSAQGKEMIEMYFDFRLFRLWKTRQHSKLLDYDNLL